In Anaerolineales bacterium, one DNA window encodes the following:
- a CDS encoding formate--tetrahydrofolate ligase, translated as MATKAKSAKKITRTKAKVKARKQSAKKVIAKRRAVIKAVAKGVPAKSAFQPTKLKLLRPVPSDIDIAQAAKLKPILQIAAELGIRENELESYGPYKAKIKLEILERLKNRPNGKYIDVTAITPTPLGEGKTTTTVGLAQAMGAHLNKKVIAAIRQPSQGPTFGIKGGAAGGGYSQIIPMEDFNLHLTGDIHAITAAHNLVSAALDVRVMHEKSQDDEKLFNALCPLDKKGGRKFSPTMLRRLKKLGINKTNPNDLTPEERSRFARLDIDEATITWRRVIDVNDRFLREIEVGLGKDEAGHNHRSGYDITVASEIMAVLALTSSLEDMRERFGRMVVATNKRGEAVTAEDLGVAGAVTVLMKDAIKPNLMQTLEGTPATVHAGPFANIAHGQSSIIADKIALKLVGKDGFVITESGFGADIGMEKFFNIKCRYSGLIPQVVVLVATIRALKMHGGGPKVVAGKPLAHEYIEENLDLLRAGLSNLERHVQNALKFGVNVVVAVNSFATDSPAEVELVRDAALKMGAMDAVVSTHWSDGGKGAKALAEAVVKAADQPSNFKFLYDLESTSIKDKIATIAREIYRADGVDYTPEAEAQIERYTRLGFDNLPMCMAKTHLSFTDNAAAKGAPTGFRVRVREIRASAGAGFLYPILGEMRTMPGLPTRPVFYDVDLDLKTGKVLGLF; from the coding sequence ATGGCAACCAAGGCAAAATCCGCAAAGAAAATCACCAGAACAAAAGCAAAAGTAAAGGCCAGGAAGCAGTCGGCAAAAAAGGTGATCGCAAAGAGACGGGCGGTCATCAAGGCTGTGGCAAAAGGCGTTCCCGCCAAGTCAGCCTTCCAGCCGACCAAACTCAAACTGCTGCGCCCCGTACCCTCCGATATCGACATCGCGCAGGCCGCAAAACTCAAACCGATCCTGCAGATCGCCGCGGAACTCGGCATCCGTGAGAACGAGCTTGAGTCGTACGGACCCTACAAAGCCAAGATCAAACTTGAGATTTTGGAGCGCCTGAAGAACCGCCCGAACGGCAAATACATCGACGTGACCGCTATCACCCCCACGCCGCTCGGCGAAGGGAAGACCACCACCACGGTCGGTCTTGCGCAGGCGATGGGCGCGCATTTGAACAAAAAGGTCATCGCCGCCATCCGCCAGCCTTCGCAGGGACCGACCTTCGGCATCAAGGGCGGCGCCGCCGGCGGCGGCTATTCGCAGATCATCCCGATGGAGGATTTCAACCTGCACCTGACCGGCGACATCCACGCCATCACCGCGGCGCACAACCTGGTCTCCGCCGCGCTGGATGTGCGCGTGATGCATGAGAAGAGCCAGGACGACGAAAAGCTGTTCAACGCGCTCTGCCCGCTGGACAAAAAGGGCGGCCGCAAATTCTCCCCCACCATGCTGAGGCGCTTGAAGAAACTCGGCATCAACAAGACGAATCCCAACGACCTGACCCCCGAAGAACGCAGCCGCTTTGCGCGCCTCGACATCGACGAAGCCACCATCACCTGGCGGCGCGTGATCGACGTCAACGACCGCTTCCTGCGCGAGATCGAAGTCGGTTTGGGCAAGGATGAGGCCGGGCACAACCACCGTTCCGGCTACGACATCACCGTCGCATCCGAGATCATGGCCGTGCTGGCATTGACCAGCTCCCTCGAAGACATGCGCGAACGATTCGGACGCATGGTCGTCGCCACGAACAAACGCGGCGAAGCCGTCACCGCCGAAGACCTCGGCGTGGCCGGCGCAGTGACCGTGCTGATGAAGGACGCCATCAAGCCCAACCTGATGCAGACCCTGGAAGGCACGCCCGCCACCGTCCACGCCGGTCCGTTCGCCAACATCGCGCACGGACAGTCGTCGATCATTGCGGACAAGATCGCGCTCAAACTGGTCGGCAAGGACGGCTTCGTCATCACCGAATCCGGCTTCGGCGCGGACATCGGCATGGAGAAATTCTTCAACATCAAATGCCGCTACTCCGGGCTGATCCCGCAGGTGGTGGTGCTGGTTGCCACGATCCGCGCGCTCAAGATGCACGGCGGCGGACCGAAGGTGGTGGCCGGCAAACCGCTGGCTCATGAATATATCGAAGAGAACCTGGACCTGCTGCGCGCCGGCCTCTCAAACCTCGAACGCCATGTCCAGAATGCCTTGAAATTCGGCGTGAATGTGGTCGTGGCGGTCAACTCCTTTGCCACCGACAGCCCCGCCGAAGTGGAACTCGTCCGCGATGCCGCGCTGAAAATGGGCGCCATGGATGCGGTCGTCTCCACGCACTGGTCGGACGGCGGCAAGGGCGCGAAGGCGCTGGCGGAGGCGGTCGTCAAAGCCGCAGACCAGCCCAGCAATTTCAAGTTCCTGTATGACCTGGAAAGCACTTCCATCAAGGATAAGATCGCGACCATCGCGCGCGAGATCTACCGCGCCGACGGTGTGGACTACACCCCCGAAGCCGAGGCACAGATCGAACGTTACACCCGCCTCGGTTTCGACAACCTGCCGATGTGTATGGCAAAAACCCACCTGTCCTTCACCGACAATGCCGCCGCCAAGGGCGCGCCGACCGGCTTCCGCGTGCGCGTGCGCGAGATCCGCGCCTCGGCCGGGGCCGGCTTCCTCTACCCGATCCTCGGCGAAATGAGGACCATGCCCGGCCTGCCCACCCGCCCCGTCTTCTACGATGTGGACCTCGACCTGAAAACCGGCAAGGTACTCGGCCTGTTCTAG